A section of the Phycodurus eques isolate BA_2022a chromosome 4, UOR_Pequ_1.1, whole genome shotgun sequence genome encodes:
- the znf574 gene encoding zinc finger protein 574: METQSVYMCFPCYKEFNTLEEVLKHQMTCTAEEDQADPSHVTPVIVPVLQTQPQLTQETIVPQIKVELEPLLQLPVDNVVQQREIVAQEVDLSEAQLLDQPRILYQCGDCDELFKSLDLWQNHRKGGACLKAVLEGGSVVEPQSSLHPEDPQPVTEGDVSDKPDQVDGSGVEEEQQQVGETSSGHGSDQIATEVITLSSAQEESSPRRRGAFKKPKPDPVLLCVDCGSCFGLVSELVAHRKTHGFEEALHHCTVCGESFLNTTLFLYHRKQHRQKGEGSATVASGTSEKTYPHSSTADGQEPDGAPSASAQPAELFLCIQCGASFNEATVLVAHRKAQHNLHKPLHTCSYCSETFMNTTQYLYHRRQHRVLECGPIDEVEIGDEIASSLEEAQSSKRPLSSPGAAKESDAPAPKRSRPTFRIISKGNKDSGAKEESESGVTVDTANLPPPAKLLQDWSRTALPHVCPYCGKTFTRRVFLRTHVYSHTGEKLFTCKVCSKSFTNSQSLLRHTMSHSGNRPFSCDVCGKDFTQAATLKRHQLIHTSDQPRRKRGRRPICVADSDGGDGLFSCPLCPSHFHTEEQLNHHKLLHTSNPFPCPDCGEAFSRRKDLDLHSLTHQDKEPVVCPHCSAQFINETVLDIHQQRCTGSEEERNTGRGRGQGRGRSTGQIECDLCGHRCMTQEGLDLHRLSHTGQTPLKCPVRPCRRRFISNRALEEHVLAHCQGKMAKTKSRARFKCQICFKGFAYNSTFLVHMRTHTDERPFECTTCGKCFRQLPHLQDHERIHSGVRPFCCWICGKSFSVAARLTEHARTHSGEKPYPCPNCPAAFRSRSNLDKHIRQHGDQAAQAAEEVASATEAAQVQKVLEGAKVLSSLATTTTTTQVEVDEGSMQTIYVLQAGEGVGEAVMIPAEELSGMDGTSQVVILPTSMLGAQGITIPTITMDGSEITMMDATQSPQHSIEFIVEETI; this comes from the exons ATGGAGACCCAGTCGGTGTACATGTGCTTCCCCTGCTACAAGGAGTTCAACACACTGGAAGAGGTGCTCAAGCATCAGATGACATGCACGGCTGAGGAAGACCAGGCTGACCCGTCCCACGTCACGCCCGTTATTGTTCCGGTGCTCCAGACGCAG CCACAGCTAACACAGGAGACAATAGTCCCCCAGATTAAAGTGGAATTGGAGCCACTGCTCCAACTGCCTGTTGATAATGTcgtgcagcagagggagatcGTGGCACAGGAGGTTGATCTCAGTGAAGCTCAGTTGCTGGACCAACCCCGAATCCTCTACCAGTGCGGGGACTGTGATGAGCTCTTTAAGAGCCTGGACCTATGGCAAAATCACCGCAAAGGAGGCGCCTGTCTGAAGGCTGTCCTCGAGGGTGGGTCGGTCGTTGAGCCGCAATCCAGTTTGCATCCCGAAGATCCTCAGCCTGTCACCGAGGGTGACGTTAGTGACAAACCTGACCAAGTGGATGGATCAGGAGTcgaggaggagcagcagcaaGTCGGCGAAACTTCTTCAGGCCACGGTTCGGATCAAATTGCAACTGAAGTGATCACGTTGTCATCTGCGCAGGAAGAGTCGTCTCCCAGGAGGCGAGGGGCATTCAAGAAGCCCAAGCCTGATCCAGTGCTGCTGTGCGTGGACTGCGGCTCCTGCTTCGGCCTTGTCTCTGAACTGGTGGCCCACCGCAAGACGCATGGCTTCGAAGAGGCCCTACACCACTGCACCGTGTGCGGCGAGAGCTTCCTTAACACCACTCTCTTCCTCTACCACCGCAAGCAACACCGGCAGAAAGGCGAGGGAAGCGCCACAGTGGCGAGTGGCACATCGGAGAAAACGTATCCGCATAGCAGTACGGCGGACGGACAGGAGCCAGACGGTGCTCCGTCCGCCTCTGCACAGCCGGCCGAGCTCTTCTTGTGCATCCAGTGTGGCGCCAGCTTCAACGAAGCCACTGTGCTGGTCGCACATCGCAAAGCACAGCACAACCTGCACAAGCCGCTCCACACGTGCTCCTACTGCTCTGAGACCTTCATGAATACAACCCAGTACCTATACCATCGCAGGCAGCACCGTGTTCTGGAGTGCGGGCCCATAGATGAAGTGGAGATTGGCGACGAGATCGCATCCTCTCTGGAGGAAGCGCAGAGCTCAAAGCGTCCGCTCTCTTCGCCCGGTGCCGCAAAGGAGTCCGATGCACCGGCCCCAAAGAGGAGCAGGCCGACATTCCGGATCATCAGCAAAG GAAACAAGGATTCAGGCGCTAAAGAGGAATCAGAGAGCGGAGTGACCGTTGACACCGCAAACCTCCCTCCACCTGCCAAGCTGCTGCAGGACTGGTCCCGCACAGCTCTGCCCCACGTTTGTCCCTACTGCGGCAAAACCTTCACCCGGCGCGTCTTCCTCCGCACGCACGTCTACAGCCACACTGGAGAAAAGCTCTTCACCTGCAAG GTGTGTTCAAAGTCCTTCACGAACTCGCAGAGCCTGCTGCGTCACACCATGAGTCACAGCGGAAACAGGCCCTTCTCCTGTGACGTGTGCGGCAAAGACTTCACGCAAGCCGCCACCCTGAAGAGGCACCAGCTCATTCACACCTCGGATCAGCCTCGCCGCAAGCGTGGGCGCAGACCG ATATGTGTTGCAGACAGTGATGGTGGAGATGGTCTCTTCTCATGCCCCCTCTGCCCTTCACACTTCCACACAGAGGAACAGCTCAACCATCACAA ACTTCTCCACACCAGCAACCCCTTCCCCTGCCCTGATTGCGGAGAGGCGTTCAGCCGCAGGAAAGACCTCGACCTGCACTCGCTCACCCATCAAG ATAAGGAACCCGTCGTCTGTCCCCATTGCTCCGCCCAGTTCATCAACGAGACCGTGCTGGACATCCACCAGCAGCGCTGCACTGGATCTGAGGAGGAGAGGAACACTGGACGTGGGCGCGGACAAGGCCGAGGTCGCTCCACTGGACAG ATTGAGTGCGACCTCTGTGGCCACCGCTGTATGACCCAGGAGGGCCTGGACCTCCACCGGCTGTCGCACACCGGCCAGACTCCGCTCAAATGCCCGGTGAGGCCTTGCCGCCGCCGTTTCATCTCCAACAGGGCCCTGGAGGAGCACGTGCTTGCCCACTGCCAAGGCAAGATGGCCAAGACCAAGAGCCGAGCCCGCTTCAAGTGTCAGATCTGCTTCAAGGGCTTCGCCTACAACTCCACATTTCTGGTCCACATGAGGACTCACACCGACGAGAGGCCCTTCGAG TGCACCACCTGTGGCAAATGCTTTCGCCAGCTCCCCCATTTGCAGGACCATGAGCGCATTCACAGTGGCGTGCGGCCCTTCTGCTGCTGGATCTGCGGCAAGAGCTTCAGCGTGGCGGCCCGCCTCACCGAGCACGCCCGCACCCACAGCGGCGAGAAGCCCTACCCGTGCCCCAACTGCCCCGCCGCCTTCCGCTCCCGCTCCAACCTGGACAAGCACAtccggcagcacggtgaccaGGCCGCTCAGGCTGCCGAGGAAGTGGCCAGTGCCACAGAGGCGGCACAGGTCCAGAAGGTGCTGGAAGGTGCCAAAGTGCTGTCCTCGCTGGCCACCACCACGACCACCACCCAGGTGGAGGTTGACGAAGGCAGCATGCAAACCATCTACGTGCTGCAGGCGGGCGAGGGGGTCGGCGAGGCGGTCATGATCCCTGCAGAGGAGCTGAGCGGCATGGACGGGACGTCGCAGGTGGTCATCCTGCCCACGTCCATGCTTGGAGCGCAGGGCATCACCATTCCCACCATCACCATGGACGGCAGCGAGATCACCATGATGGACGCCACGCAGTCCCCGCAACACTCCATCGAGTTCATTGTGGAGGAGACCATATGA